The sequence CAAGAGGCCGAGGAGGAAGCTGAGGCCGGAAGATCTGAAGCTCCCCTCCATGCTACTCTGAGGTGATACCTTGGAGGACATGAGGAAGTTCTACTCTCTCTTTCCTTGGCCTGAGGACCCTGAGGGGGCTGGGAGGGAGAGGTATGGCAGGGCGTTGAAGTACTTCAGGGAGGTGGTGGAACACCCCTTCTTCCAAGGGAGGGGGTCGTTCAGGGTCCTCGATCTGATGGGCGGGGTCGGAATAGGTGGTGTCGCTCTCTGCAGAGTCCTCAGGGAGGCTGGAAAGGACGTAGAACTGACCGTACTCGACCTTAGGGGAGATGCCCTGTTCAAGGCCAAGGACTTCGCCGTTAAGGAGCTAGGTCTGGAACCGGAGCTGATAGAGGGAGACGCGTTCCTGGCCCATGAGCTGGTGGGAGGAGCAGATGTGGTCCTGATCTACGGGCTGACCATGCCCCATTTCGATACTTGGAGGACGGTTCTCCTCCTCAATTCGATCAGGGAG is a genomic window of Thermoproteota archaeon containing:
- a CDS encoding class I SAM-dependent methyltransferase, yielding MEDMRKFYSLFPWPEDPEGAGRERYGRALKYFREVVEHPFFQGRGSFRVLDLMGGVGIGGVALCRVLREAGKDVELTVLDLRGDALFKAKDFAVKELGLEPELIEGDAFLAHELVGGADVVLIYGLTMPHFDTWRTVLLLNSIREIVKPEGAVLIHHLDQVYWEGYLHPSGDVYPFFLEGGLTLSLFEGYDVKRGFSKRMIVSPRTGEMADYNVYQWNVSLMAALVWIFFEDVEYFPILEDGSAGIIMGIRPRSGWRIGDVVLPPLLG